One window of the Candidatus Saccharibacteria bacterium genome contains the following:
- the truB gene encoding tRNA pseudouridine(55) synthase TruB, translating into MSYRQLDLDISEQRIPEGIYLVDKPAGWSSFDVVAKVRKLSGIKKVGHAGTLDPFATGLLVVMVGKQFTKQSDHYLGMEKLYRASVYLGNVSTSFDPEGDISPYSIIRPDTKQVVEALGLLSGNYLQMPPIYSAIKLAGKRAYKLAREGKKPEMQLRLVKIISVDKLEYTYPLVSFDIRVGSGTYIRSFANDLGVILGTGGYLKSLRRLEVGTQRLSN; encoded by the coding sequence ATGAGTTATAGGCAGCTAGATCTTGATATCTCCGAGCAAAGAATTCCAGAAGGAATCTATCTAGTAGATAAACCAGCTGGCTGGAGTTCTTTTGATGTAGTAGCCAAAGTTCGTAAGCTTTCCGGTATCAAGAAGGTTGGACACGCGGGTACTTTAGACCCCTTTGCTACGGGTTTATTGGTAGTAATGGTAGGTAAGCAGTTTACTAAACAATCAGACCATTACCTTGGTATGGAGAAGCTTTATCGGGCATCAGTTTATCTAGGGAATGTTAGTACTAGCTTTGATCCAGAGGGCGATATCAGTCCCTATAGTATTATTCGACCAGACACTAAGCAGGTAGTCGAAGCCCTAGGGTTATTATCTGGTAATTATTTACAGATGCCACCAATCTATAGTGCAATCAAGCTTGCTGGTAAGCGAGCATATAAGCTGGCTAGGGAAGGCAAGAAGCCGGAGATGCAACTAAGGTTGGTGAAGATAATCTCAGTAGACAAGCTGGAGTATACTTATCCACTAGTAAGCTTTGATATTAGAGTTGGTAGCGGAACATATATTCGCTCATTTGCCAATGACCTCGGGGTAATTTTGGGCACTGGTGGATATCTAAAATCACTTAGGAGATTAGAGGTAGGTACTCAGAGGTTGTCTAATTAG
- the rpsO gene encoding 30S ribosomal protein S15 has translation MKLTAKQETIKKHANTAQDTGSAEVQVALLTERIIEMTEHLKVHKKDNHSRRGLLAMVSKRRKLLNYLQRTAPDKYTKLIKELSLRK, from the coding sequence ATGAAGCTTACAGCCAAGCAAGAAACTATTAAAAAGCATGCTAATACCGCACAAGATACTGGATCTGCTGAGGTTCAGGTAGCCCTTTTGACTGAAAGGATTATTGAGATGACTGAACATCTCAAGGTTCACAAGAAAGATAATCATTCTCGCAGAGGATTGCTCGCGATGGTTAGTAAGAGAAGAAAGCTATTAAATTATCTACAAAGGACAGCTCCGGATAAATATACAAAGTTGATCAAAGAACTTAGCTTGCGTAAATAG
- a CDS encoding polyribonucleotide nucleotidyltransferase has translation MNNIVHPFGKEYRQYETTFADKKLIVEVNKVAFQATGSALVRYGDTVLLATTTVSEQPNEFAGFFPLMVEYQERWYASGKIAGSRFVKREGRPSDRAVLISRLIDRPIRPLFPKGYRNSVQIVITALSIDPSIPTEVLGIIAASVSTILAGVPFDGPVAAAKFGIIDRKLAINPGIEEDQESRLELVVAGKQDSIMMVEAGANEVQEETIIKAFEQAIEAWQPVIELQKQIVQDLGIETKPYELFKPSQEVEQKIVEFLGDDWSQKLNLSSNNNRKEVISSLRDQVIEALAVSEYTPELAREISSDDIADRYPKGEVLEAFEGLVHKQVRQGILIDQERPDGRKSTDIRTLSMEVGFLPRTHGSAIFTRGATQTISVATLGSVGSAQLIDTMEEDTDKRYMHHYNFPPFSVGDARPMRSAGRREIGHGALAERAIEPMIPDKGQFPYTIRVVSDITSSSGSTSMASVCGSTLSLMDAGVPLKRPVSGIAMGLVIDKDNPGNYQILSDIQDAEDFAGDMDFKVAGTSTGITALQMDIKVKGLTLEILGKALDQAKQGRLEILGKMLEVIDQPRTSLSPFAPAIITIQIDPDKIGAVIGKGGETIQGIIADTGVEIDIQDDGQILITSPDQVASDRAIAIIQGLVAEPEIGKVYQVKVVKVLDFGAFVEYLPGKEGMIHISEIADKRIEDLTQEVEVGDQFEAKLIGVDDRGRVKLSKRAANQ, from the coding sequence ATGAATAATATAGTTCATCCTTTTGGCAAAGAGTATCGTCAATATGAGACTACATTTGCAGATAAAAAACTAATAGTAGAAGTAAACAAAGTAGCATTTCAGGCCACTGGGTCGGCTTTAGTCCGTTATGGTGATACAGTACTTCTAGCTACTACCACGGTCTCAGAGCAACCAAATGAGTTTGCTGGGTTTTTCCCATTGATGGTGGAGTATCAGGAAAGATGGTATGCCAGTGGCAAAATAGCCGGATCAAGGTTTGTTAAGAGAGAGGGACGACCAAGCGATCGAGCTGTTTTGATCTCTCGTTTGATTGATCGTCCGATTCGTCCGCTGTTCCCAAAGGGTTATAGAAATTCAGTGCAGATTGTAATCACAGCACTTAGTATTGATCCGTCAATACCAACTGAAGTGCTTGGTATCATCGCCGCATCAGTTTCGACGATCTTGGCTGGAGTGCCATTTGATGGTCCAGTTGCTGCTGCCAAGTTTGGTATTATTGACCGCAAATTGGCGATAAACCCAGGCATCGAAGAGGATCAGGAGAGCAGACTAGAACTAGTAGTAGCTGGTAAACAAGATTCCATTATGATGGTAGAGGCTGGTGCTAATGAGGTCCAAGAAGAAACAATTATCAAGGCTTTTGAGCAAGCAATTGAGGCTTGGCAACCAGTGATTGAGTTGCAAAAACAAATTGTCCAGGATTTGGGTATTGAGACCAAACCCTATGAACTCTTTAAGCCTAGTCAAGAAGTCGAACAAAAGATTGTTGAATTTCTGGGTGATGATTGGAGTCAAAAGCTCAACCTGAGTTCAAACAATAACCGCAAAGAAGTTATCAGTAGCTTGAGAGATCAAGTAATAGAGGCCTTGGCCGTCAGTGAATATACTCCAGAGTTGGCTCGTGAAATATCCAGTGACGATATTGCTGATAGATATCCAAAAGGTGAGGTTCTTGAAGCTTTTGAGGGATTGGTTCATAAGCAAGTGCGCCAAGGAATATTGATAGATCAAGAACGGCCTGATGGCAGGAAGTCAACTGATATTAGGACTTTGTCAATGGAAGTTGGGTTCCTCCCAAGGACTCATGGCTCAGCAATTTTTACTAGGGGAGCTACTCAAACTATCTCGGTTGCTACTCTTGGTTCGGTTGGTTCGGCCCAATTGATAGATACTATGGAAGAAGACACTGATAAGCGTTATATGCATCATTACAATTTTCCACCATTTTCTGTTGGTGACGCTAGACCAATGCGATCAGCCGGGAGAAGAGAAATCGGCCACGGAGCATTGGCAGAAAGAGCCATCGAGCCGATGATACCAGATAAAGGTCAGTTCCCGTATACTATTAGAGTAGTATCAGACATTACTTCTAGCAGTGGTTCGACTTCCATGGCTAGTGTTTGTGGTTCAACTCTCTCATTAATGGATGCTGGAGTCCCACTCAAGCGACCTGTTTCTGGTATTGCGATGGGTCTAGTGATAGATAAAGACAATCCAGGTAATTATCAAATATTAAGTGATATTCAAGATGCCGAAGATTTTGCAGGGGATATGGACTTTAAGGTAGCTGGAACAAGCACCGGTATCACCGCCCTGCAAATGGATATCAAGGTTAAGGGACTAACACTTGAGATACTTGGTAAAGCTTTGGATCAGGCAAAACAGGGTAGATTGGAGATTTTAGGCAAAATGCTTGAAGTAATCGACCAACCACGTACTAGCCTTAGTCCTTTTGCTCCTGCAATTATTACCATTCAAATTGATCCAGACAAGATTGGAGCAGTGATTGGTAAGGGAGGAGAGACTATTCAGGGGATCATTGCCGATACTGGTGTAGAGATCGATATTCAGGATGATGGACAGATACTGATTACTTCGCCAGATCAGGTTGCTAGCGATCGAGCTATTGCAATTATTCAGGGTCTTGTAGCAGAACCTGAGATTGGTAAGGTCTATCAGGTTAAGGTAGTTAAGGTCTTAGATTTTGGGGCTTTTGTAGAATACTTGCCAGGCAAGGAGGGAATGATTCATATTTCAGAGATTGCAGATAAGAGGATTGAAGACTTGACTCAAGAAGTAGAAGTAGGTGATCAATTTGAAGCAAAGTTAATTGGTGTGGATGATAGGGGTAGGGTTAAATTAAGCAAAAGAGCTGCCAATCAGTAG
- a CDS encoding uracil-DNA glycosylase, with protein sequence MSKSAKLQEIAEAIALDRLYSGALNPVPGSGNPDAKLVIIGEAPGKKEDQLGEPFVGRSGQVLNKMLEQIGLDRDQVFITNVVKYRPPDNRDPSEEEIVKSIQYLDQQLAVIDPELILLMGRHALNIFFPGVKISEAHSKLYKKDDRLYIPLFHPATTLYNPSNQQILSEGFAIVQQTLNKIKKFK encoded by the coding sequence ATGAGTAAGTCAGCAAAGCTCCAAGAGATAGCTGAAGCTATAGCATTAGATAGGCTGTATTCTGGAGCTTTGAATCCAGTACCTGGTAGTGGTAATCCAGATGCGAAGTTGGTAATTATTGGTGAAGCTCCTGGCAAAAAAGAAGATCAGTTAGGAGAACCTTTTGTTGGTAGGAGTGGACAGGTACTTAATAAAATGCTTGAGCAGATTGGCTTAGACCGAGATCAGGTATTTATTACCAATGTCGTAAAATATCGTCCACCAGACAATAGAGATCCTAGTGAAGAAGAGATAGTCAAGAGCATTCAGTATCTAGACCAACAATTGGCAGTAATTGACCCAGAATTAATCTTATTGATGGGTAGGCATGCCTTAAATATCTTTTTCCCAGGAGTCAAGATTTCGGAAGCCCACTCTAAGTTGTACAAGAAAGATGATAGACTCTATATACCGCTTTTTCATCCCGCAACTACCCTCTATAATCCGAGCAACCAACAGATTTTATCAGAAGGGTTTGCTATAGTTCAACAAACCCTAAACAAGATTAAGAAATTTAAATAA
- a CDS encoding ribonuclease J, with translation MDKPVRKSRFAISAKPLQSQKDQKPRPINSRQPRSSRQPSRQIKPSEPAKLPNLTPVPEATLRIIPMGGVGKEGIGKNMMAIEYQSDILIVDMGMAFPTEETPGIDYIIADPTYLEVNKHKIRGLLITHAHLDHIGGIPYILPKFPVPIYGSKFTVKFIEKNISEFKFTFKPQFRMIDPDLHEKVRIGVFDVEFVRVIHSIVDACAVVIGTPAGKIINTGDYRFDDNPYDGVFADKTRFKELGDQGILLLMADSTSCYKPGYSVSERIVNKGLEEVFEKAGDSRMIVSAFASSITRLQMILDLAYKYKRTVLVDGRSMLSNIELAIKYKYINVKPGAITPLKGSKKFPDSKTLILCTGSQGEYYASLARIARKQHASIELKRGDSVVMSNSIIPGNDQAISKLVDQLMRLGAYVYQDSFRDFDQIENIHSSGHAGAEETKEMISLVRPSYFIPIHGDYSFLVRNGINAQRAGINPDNIFVVEDGQSIEFSLVDGIAKGRLGPKFPSGPILLGGSRTGAQEISPVVVRDRKSMGEDGVFVLVANIDKHTGVLLHSPDIISRGFVYMKDNEELIFKARSLAKRLITAAGKSAQTQQFKNKLRERVGEVLTNQTDKTPMVLVIINSI, from the coding sequence ATGGATAAACCAGTTCGAAAAAGTCGTTTTGCAATTAGTGCAAAACCACTACAAAGTCAAAAAGATCAAAAACCTAGGCCTATTAATTCAAGACAGCCTAGATCATCGAGACAACCATCTCGTCAAATAAAGCCATCAGAGCCAGCCAAATTACCCAACCTGACTCCGGTTCCCGAGGCTACTTTGCGGATTATTCCAATGGGCGGAGTAGGCAAAGAAGGTATTGGTAAGAATATGATGGCCATTGAGTATCAAAGTGACATTTTGATAGTTGATATGGGGATGGCCTTCCCGACCGAAGAAACTCCGGGAATCGATTATATTATCGCCGATCCTACATATCTGGAGGTCAACAAGCATAAGATTAGGGGGTTACTGATTACTCATGCCCACCTGGATCATATTGGAGGTATTCCTTATATCTTACCAAAGTTTCCAGTACCGATTTATGGTTCTAAATTCACTGTCAAGTTTATTGAAAAGAATATTAGTGAATTCAAATTTACATTTAAGCCCCAGTTTAGAATGATTGATCCTGATTTGCATGAAAAAGTTAGGATAGGGGTCTTCGATGTGGAGTTTGTTAGGGTAATCCATTCAATTGTTGATGCTTGTGCTGTGGTGATAGGTACTCCAGCTGGTAAGATCATCAACACTGGAGATTATCGGTTTGATGATAATCCTTATGACGGAGTGTTTGCTGATAAGACACGGTTCAAAGAATTGGGTGACCAAGGAATACTACTCCTGATGGCTGATAGTACTAGTTGCTACAAGCCAGGATATTCAGTATCAGAGAGGATAGTGAACAAGGGTCTTGAGGAGGTGTTTGAAAAGGCAGGAGATTCGAGGATGATAGTATCTGCTTTTGCTAGTAGTATCACTAGATTACAAATGATTTTGGACCTAGCTTACAAATACAAAAGAACAGTTTTGGTTGATGGACGTTCAATGCTTAGTAATATTGAGTTGGCTATCAAGTATAAGTATATCAACGTTAAGCCTGGAGCAATTACCCCACTTAAGGGCTCTAAAAAATTTCCAGATAGCAAGACCCTGATTCTATGTACAGGCAGTCAGGGAGAGTATTATGCATCGCTTGCCAGGATTGCCCGTAAGCAACATGCTAGTATTGAGCTCAAGAGAGGTGATTCTGTGGTGATGAGTAATAGTATTATTCCCGGCAATGATCAAGCAATCAGCAAGCTTGTTGATCAGTTGATGCGCCTCGGTGCTTATGTCTATCAGGATTCATTCAGAGATTTTGATCAGATCGAGAATATTCACTCCAGTGGTCATGCGGGTGCTGAAGAGACCAAAGAGATGATCTCATTAGTTCGCCCAAGTTATTTTATACCAATCCATGGAGACTATAGCTTTTTAGTACGTAATGGTATTAATGCCCAGAGGGCAGGTATAAATCCTGATAATATTTTTGTTGTAGAGGATGGTCAATCCATCGAATTTAGTTTAGTCGACGGAATAGCCAAGGGTAGGCTTGGGCCAAAATTCCCTAGTGGACCGATTCTCTTGGGTGGAAGCAGGACTGGAGCTCAGGAAATCTCTCCTGTAGTAGTTAGAGATCGTAAATCAATGGGTGAAGATGGGGTATTCGTGTTGGTTGCTAATATCGATAAGCATACTGGTGTATTACTACATAGTCCCGATATTATATCGAGAGGATTTGTTTATATGAAAGACAATGAAGAATTGATATTCAAGGCGAGGTCCTTGGCAAAAAGGTTGATTACGGCTGCTGGGAAATCTGCCCAGACTCAACAATTCAAGAATAAGTTGCGAGAACGAGTTGGAGAAGTGTTGACCAATCAGACGGATAAGACTCCAATGGTCTTGGTGATCATAAATAGTATTTAA
- a CDS encoding transcriptional regulator: MAKQEMDQLTARQAEVLARIIEIYAELTTPVGSKMLCQDFECSSATIRSEMAQLEKLGYIKQPHTSSGRYPTDKGYRYYVNTLKNQSNQLMSRGYMGIERAINSLSDNREAMIRRAVSMLENISGNTAFIYDRKNIYFSGLRRLFAQPELRDHARSMDAARFLDSLAEWLSRSELEKKTTVFIGMENPVIGTSGLTMIVTGFGRNQPAANYLGIVGPTRQSYRKVIMTVGFISNLLEEVLE, encoded by the coding sequence GTGGCTAAACAAGAAATGGATCAACTAACTGCTAGGCAGGCAGAAGTATTAGCTAGAATCATTGAAATATATGCCGAACTTACGACTCCAGTAGGGTCAAAGATGCTATGCCAAGATTTTGAGTGTAGCTCTGCTACTATTAGATCTGAGATGGCCCAGCTTGAAAAGCTAGGTTATATCAAGCAGCCACATACTAGTTCTGGACGCTATCCAACGGATAAGGGTTATAGGTATTATGTTAATACTTTAAAAAACCAATCAAACCAGTTGATGTCCAGGGGTTATATGGGTATAGAGCGAGCTATCAATTCCTTGTCAGACAATAGAGAGGCGATGATCAGGAGGGCTGTATCAATGCTTGAGAATATTTCAGGAAATACCGCCTTTATTTACGACAGAAAGAACATCTATTTTTCGGGACTCAGGAGACTGTTTGCCCAGCCAGAATTACGGGATCATGCTAGAAGCATGGATGCCGCTAGATTTCTAGACAGTCTCGCTGAATGGCTAAGCAGGAGTGAATTAGAAAAGAAGACCACAGTATTCATTGGTATGGAGAATCCAGTGATCGGTACTAGCGGGCTCACTATGATTGTTACCGGTTTTGGTAGGAATCAGCCTGCTGCTAACTATCTAGGAATTGTTGGACCTACCAGACAAAGTTATAGGAAGGTAATCATGACAGTTGGGTTTATTAGTAATTTATTAGAGGAGGTATTGGAATAA
- a CDS encoding nucleotide exchange factor GrpE: MKVSDRKIKSSKDQDKEIIELTNSLQRLQAEFDNYRRRGEEERSRLSSQIRTGLLEEFLPVLDNLNLANKAIPDDIKSNSWVKGMQAVAGQLEAVFGQLGLSRVVSIGQQFDPDKYEAIEEVYSDRPIGEVIEELASGYAYQDKIVRYAKVKISKGSQLPKEENK; the protein is encoded by the coding sequence ATGAAAGTGTCAGATAGGAAAATTAAATCAAGCAAAGACCAAGATAAAGAGATAATTGAATTAACCAATTCATTACAAAGGTTGCAGGCCGAGTTTGACAACTATAGGAGAAGAGGAGAAGAGGAAAGATCTAGATTGTCATCCCAGATCAGGACTGGGTTATTAGAAGAGTTCTTGCCAGTATTGGACAACTTAAATCTAGCAAACAAAGCCATTCCTGATGATATAAAATCCAATTCTTGGGTCAAGGGCATGCAAGCAGTAGCCGGTCAGCTCGAGGCAGTGTTTGGTCAATTAGGTTTAAGTAGAGTAGTAAGCATTGGTCAACAATTTGATCCTGATAAGTATGAAGCAATTGAAGAAGTTTATTCAGATCGTCCCATTGGGGAAGTGATTGAAGAGCTAGCCAGTGGCTATGCTTATCAGGATAAGATTGTCAGATATGCAAAAGTAAAAATTAGTAAGGGTAGTCAATTACCCAAAGAGGAGAATAAATAA
- the dnaK gene encoding molecular chaperone DnaK, protein MGKIIGIDLGTTNSAMAVMEGGKATIITNTEGSRTTPSVVAIGKDKARLVGQAAKRQAVVNPKNTIFSVKRLIGRLFNDPEVQRDIKLMPYEIKKGGTSVKVAMGDKDYTPEEISAMILSKLKADAEKYLGQKITEAVITVPAYFNDAQRQATKDAGKIAGLEVKRIINEPTAAALAYGLDKKKEEKVVVYDLGGGTFDVSILELGDGVFEVKSTNGDTHLGGDDFDLAIIGWLVDQFKADQGVDLSNDKTAMQRIKEAAEKAKVELSSAPTTEINLPFITADSNGPKHLTVSMTRAELEKLVSPIVEKTLKPCQAALKDAGLSKSDIDEVILVGGMTRMPLVQAKVKEFFEKEPLTGVNPDEVVALGAAVQGGVLAGDVKDVLLLDVTPLSLGLETMGGVSTKLIERNSTIPTAKSQVFSTAADNQPSVEINVLQGEREMASDNKSLGKFILDGIPPAPRGVPQVEVTFDIDANGILNVSAKDKGTGKEQKITIQNSGNLDKAEVEKMRQDAENHAEEDKHKRELAETKNLAESLAHSTEKSLEEHKDKLEESDKTAIEEALKSLREKLSGDDKDAIDQAVKELSEKSQKLGEIVYKQSQEQATSAEENKDDSSSDDQPVEGEVVE, encoded by the coding sequence ATGGGAAAAATTATTGGAATTGATCTTGGTACTACCAATTCTGCTATGGCAGTGATGGAAGGTGGTAAGGCAACAATTATTACAAATACTGAAGGAAGCAGAACTACGCCTAGTGTAGTAGCGATTGGTAAAGATAAGGCAAGACTTGTTGGTCAGGCTGCTAAACGTCAGGCTGTTGTTAATCCAAAGAACACTATCTTTTCAGTCAAGAGATTAATTGGTCGTCTATTCAATGATCCAGAGGTTCAAAGAGACATTAAGTTGATGCCTTATGAAATCAAGAAGGGTGGCACCAGCGTCAAGGTTGCCATGGGAGACAAAGATTATACACCAGAAGAGATCTCAGCTATGATCTTGTCTAAGCTCAAAGCTGATGCCGAGAAATATCTTGGTCAAAAGATTACTGAAGCTGTGATAACTGTTCCTGCCTACTTTAATGATGCTCAACGTCAAGCTACCAAAGATGCGGGTAAGATCGCAGGCCTAGAGGTTAAAAGGATTATCAATGAACCGACAGCTGCAGCTTTGGCCTATGGTCTTGATAAGAAAAAAGAAGAAAAGGTTGTAGTATATGATCTTGGAGGCGGAACATTTGATGTTTCAATCTTGGAGCTAGGCGATGGCGTATTTGAAGTAAAGAGTACCAATGGAGATACCCATCTGGGTGGTGATGATTTCGATCTTGCTATCATTGGTTGGTTGGTTGATCAATTTAAGGCTGATCAAGGTGTTGATTTGAGCAATGATAAAACTGCAATGCAGAGAATCAAGGAAGCAGCCGAAAAGGCTAAGGTTGAGTTGTCATCAGCTCCGACTACAGAAATTAATCTGCCATTTATTACCGCAGATAGTAATGGTCCGAAACACCTAACAGTATCAATGACTAGGGCAGAGCTAGAAAAACTAGTCAGTCCAATAGTTGAAAAGACTCTCAAGCCATGCCAAGCAGCCTTAAAGGATGCTGGTTTAAGCAAGTCTGATATCGATGAAGTAATCTTGGTCGGTGGAATGACTAGAATGCCATTGGTTCAAGCTAAGGTAAAAGAGTTCTTTGAAAAGGAACCATTGACAGGGGTCAATCCAGATGAGGTAGTCGCATTAGGGGCTGCTGTTCAGGGTGGAGTTTTAGCCGGTGACGTCAAGGATGTCTTGCTCTTGGACGTTACACCATTATCTCTCGGACTTGAAACTATGGGTGGCGTATCTACTAAGTTGATTGAGCGCAACTCAACAATCCCCACAGCTAAGTCTCAAGTTTTTTCAACAGCCGCGGACAATCAGCCAAGTGTTGAAATCAATGTTTTGCAGGGAGAGCGAGAAATGGCCTCAGACAATAAGAGTCTTGGCAAGTTTATTTTAGATGGCATACCTCCAGCACCAAGGGGAGTACCCCAGGTAGAGGTAACGTTTGATATTGATGCCAATGGGATACTTAATGTTTCGGCAAAAGATAAGGGTACGGGTAAGGAACAAAAGATCACTATTCAGAATTCTGGCAATTTAGACAAAGCTGAAGTAGAAAAGATGCGTCAAGATGCTGAGAATCATGCAGAAGAAGACAAGCATAAACGCGAACTAGCTGAAACCAAGAATTTGGCCGAGTCTCTAGCTCATAGTACCGAAAAGAGCCTTGAGGAGCACAAAGACAAGCTAGAAGAATCAGACAAGACAGCTATAGAAGAAGCTCTGAAGTCCCTAAGGGAAAAACTATCAGGAGATGATAAGGATGCTATTGATCAAGCAGTTAAGGAATTGAGTGAGAAATCCCAAAAACTTGGAGAGATTGTCTATAAGCAGAGTCAGGAACAAGCAACTAGTGCAGAAGAAAACAAAGATGACTCTAGCTCTGACGACCAACCCGTAGAAGGCGAAGTGGTCGAATAG